From the Caballeronia sp. NK8 genome, one window contains:
- a CDS encoding NUDIX domain-containing protein translates to MSESNTSSQTDIAPDGRKVTEVAVGVMVQRDGRYLLAQRPEGKPYEGYWEFPGGKLEAGESIEAALGRELHEELGIDVTACQLWRTLEHDYPHAYVRLFFCKVTDWQGTPRGREGQAIAWQSLPVDVAPLLPAAIPILEWLEEEERE, encoded by the coding sequence ATGAGCGAGTCGAACACCAGCTCGCAGACCGACATCGCGCCCGACGGACGCAAGGTGACCGAAGTTGCCGTCGGCGTGATGGTGCAGCGCGACGGCCGCTATCTGCTCGCGCAGCGCCCCGAGGGCAAACCGTATGAAGGTTACTGGGAGTTTCCTGGCGGCAAGCTCGAGGCGGGCGAGAGCATCGAGGCGGCGCTGGGACGCGAACTGCACGAAGAACTGGGCATCGACGTCACCGCGTGCCAGCTCTGGCGCACGCTGGAGCACGACTATCCGCATGCGTACGTGCGTCTGTTTTTCTGCAAGGTGACGGACTGGCAGGGCACGCCGCGCGGGCGTGAAGGTCAGGCCATCGCGTGGCAGTCGCTTCCGGTCGACGTCGCGCCGCTGCTGCCCGCAGCCATTCCGATTCTCGAATGGCTCGAAGAGGAAGAACGCGAATAA
- a CDS encoding ATP-binding protein, translating to MDKLEQFLTRAEAVLARIEGMLPPAAPDIDWASAVAFRWRKRQGRGFLQPVPAISQITLDDLQNIDRQKGLIEQNTQQFVKKLPANNVLLTGARGTGKSSLIKACLNAHAKDGLRLIEVDKDDLHDLGDIVDLISARPERFIVFCDDLSFEEGESGYKALKVALDGSVAAQSDNVLIYATSNRRHLLPEYMSDNETYKHTSDGEIHPGEVVEEKISLSERFGLWVSFYPFKQDDYLSIVGHWLKHFGCDEAEVESARGDALVWALERGSRSGRVAWQFARDWSGRKQ from the coding sequence ATGGACAAGCTCGAACAATTTCTCACGCGCGCCGAGGCGGTCCTCGCGCGCATCGAAGGCATGTTGCCGCCCGCGGCGCCGGATATCGACTGGGCATCCGCAGTGGCGTTTCGCTGGCGCAAGCGTCAGGGGCGCGGATTCCTGCAGCCGGTGCCGGCCATCTCGCAGATCACGCTCGATGATCTGCAGAACATCGATCGCCAGAAGGGTTTGATCGAGCAGAACACGCAACAGTTCGTGAAGAAGCTGCCGGCGAACAACGTACTGTTGACGGGCGCGCGCGGGACGGGCAAGTCGTCGCTGATCAAGGCGTGCCTGAATGCTCACGCGAAGGACGGCCTGCGTCTCATCGAAGTCGACAAGGACGATCTGCACGATCTCGGCGATATCGTCGACCTGATTTCGGCGCGGCCCGAGCGTTTCATCGTGTTCTGCGACGATCTTTCGTTCGAGGAAGGCGAGTCGGGCTACAAGGCGCTGAAGGTGGCGCTCGATGGTTCGGTCGCGGCGCAATCGGACAATGTGCTGATCTACGCGACGTCGAACCGTCGTCATCTGTTGCCCGAATACATGAGCGACAACGAGACGTACAAGCACACGTCCGATGGCGAGATTCATCCGGGCGAAGTGGTCGAAGAGAAGATCTCGCTGTCCGAGCGTTTTGGCCTTTGGGTCAGCTTCTATCCGTTCAAGCAGGACGACTATCTGTCGATCGTCGGTCACTGGCTGAAGCATTTCGGCTGCGATGAAGCGGAAGTCGAAAGCGCGCGCGGCGATGCGCTCGTCTGGGCGCTGGAGCGCGGCTCGCGTTCGGGTCGCGTCGCATGGCAATTCGCGCGCGACTGGTCGGGACGCAAGCAATGA
- a CDS encoding DNA gyrase inhibitor YacG, whose amino-acid sequence MSTVVKCPTCDKDVRWVPENRFRPFCSERCKQIDLGAWATEKYKIAGNSQETPPDDDTRGGLN is encoded by the coding sequence ATGAGCACTGTCGTCAAATGCCCGACCTGCGACAAAGATGTTCGCTGGGTTCCGGAAAACCGCTTTCGCCCGTTCTGCTCGGAGCGTTGTAAGCAGATCGACCTCGGCGCGTGGGCGACCGAGAAGTACAAGATCGCGGGCAATTCGCAGGAAACGCCGCCAGACGACGATACGCGCGGCGGCCTGAACTGA
- the ftsZ gene encoding cell division protein FtsZ, whose amino-acid sequence MDFEMLETETNGTIIKVVGVGGAGGNAVQHMITRGVQGVDFIVMNTDAQALARSRAPTVLQLGMTGLGAGAKPEKGKESAEDARERIADALRGAHMVFITAGMGGGTGTGAAPVVAQIAKEMGILTVGVVSKPFEFEGGRRMRVAEAGSQQLEDHVDSLIVVLNDKLFEVMGDDAEMDKCFQCADDVLNNAVAGIAEIINVDGLVNVDFEDVKTVMGEQGKAMMGTATVAGVDRARLAAEQAVASPLLEGVDLSGARGVLVNITSSRSLRLSETREVMNTIKSYAADDATVIFGAVYDDAMGDALRVTVVATGLGRAAKKQQQAPMTLLRTGTDNQPIAHGHQPSHNHNTYGAQHGQSTTDYGQLDTPAVWRSTRETAASHVQALQEKGVDTYDIPAFLRKQAD is encoded by the coding sequence ATGGATTTCGAAATGCTGGAAACGGAAACCAACGGAACGATCATCAAGGTCGTGGGCGTTGGTGGTGCTGGCGGCAACGCGGTTCAGCACATGATCACGCGCGGCGTGCAGGGCGTCGACTTCATCGTGATGAACACCGACGCGCAAGCGCTCGCTCGTTCGCGCGCGCCGACGGTGCTGCAACTGGGCATGACGGGTCTGGGCGCCGGCGCGAAACCGGAGAAGGGCAAGGAATCGGCGGAAGACGCGCGCGAACGTATCGCCGATGCGCTGCGCGGCGCGCACATGGTGTTCATCACCGCGGGCATGGGCGGCGGCACGGGCACGGGCGCGGCGCCGGTGGTCGCGCAGATCGCCAAGGAAATGGGCATTCTGACCGTCGGCGTGGTGAGCAAGCCGTTCGAGTTCGAAGGTGGCCGCCGCATGCGCGTGGCCGAAGCTGGCTCGCAGCAACTGGAGGATCACGTCGACTCGCTGATCGTCGTGCTCAACGACAAGCTGTTCGAGGTGATGGGCGATGACGCCGAGATGGACAAGTGCTTCCAGTGCGCGGACGACGTGCTGAACAACGCTGTGGCCGGTATCGCGGAAATCATCAACGTCGATGGCCTCGTGAACGTCGACTTCGAAGACGTGAAGACGGTGATGGGCGAGCAGGGCAAGGCGATGATGGGCACGGCGACGGTCGCCGGCGTCGATCGCGCGCGCCTCGCTGCAGAACAGGCGGTCGCGAGCCCGCTGCTGGAAGGCGTGGATCTGTCGGGTGCGCGCGGCGTGCTGGTGAACATCACGTCGAGCCGTTCGCTGCGTCTGTCGGAAACGCGTGAAGTGATGAACACCATCAAGAGCTACGCGGCCGACGATGCCACGGTGATCTTCGGCGCGGTGTACGACGACGCGATGGGCGACGCACTGCGCGTGACGGTGGTGGCAACTGGTTTGGGCCGCGCGGCGAAGAAGCAGCAGCAAGCGCCGATGACCCTGCTGCGCACCGGCACCGACAACCAGCCGATCGCGCACGGCCATCAGCCTTCGCACAATCACAATACGTACGGCGCGCAGCACGGCCAGTCGACGACGGATTACGGTCAGCTCGACACGCCGGCAGTGTGGCGTTCGACCCGCGAAACCGCGGCATCGCACGTGCAGGCGCTGCAGGAAAAGGGCGTCGATACGTATGACATTCCGGCGTTCCTGCGCAAGCAGGCGGACTGA
- the zapD gene encoding cell division protein ZapD, translating to MILYEYPFNERIRTLLRLEDLFERFTFFLTQEDAREHHVALTTLFEIAEVAGRTDLKADLMKELERQRQTLAPFRGNPGIEQEALEAVLGEIEQTLTGLTDMHGKTGQHLADNEWLASIRSRTIIPGGTCKFDLPSYYAWQQLPVEERRQDIAKWVMPMLALRDAAAIVLRLARESGQASKVMAMQGSYQQMLSGRTYQLMQVRVSPDTRVIPEASANKYMLWVRFTVQDGDLKPRAVDVDVPFHLTLCSL from the coding sequence CTTCAACGAGCGAATCCGGACGCTGCTGCGCCTCGAAGACCTGTTCGAGCGCTTCACGTTCTTTCTGACTCAGGAAGACGCGCGGGAACATCACGTCGCGCTCACGACACTCTTCGAGATCGCCGAAGTCGCTGGCCGCACGGATCTCAAGGCCGACCTCATGAAGGAACTGGAGCGGCAGCGGCAGACGCTGGCGCCGTTCCGCGGCAATCCGGGCATCGAGCAGGAAGCGCTCGAAGCCGTGCTCGGCGAAATCGAGCAGACGCTCACCGGGCTCACCGACATGCACGGCAAGACCGGCCAGCATCTCGCCGACAACGAGTGGCTCGCGAGCATCCGCAGCCGCACGATCATCCCCGGCGGAACGTGCAAGTTCGATCTGCCGTCGTACTATGCCTGGCAGCAGTTGCCGGTCGAAGAGCGGCGTCAGGATATCGCGAAGTGGGTCATGCCGATGCTCGCGCTGCGCGACGCGGCGGCCATCGTGTTACGGCTCGCGCGCGAATCCGGTCAGGCGTCGAAAGTCATGGCGATGCAGGGCAGCTATCAGCAGATGCTATCAGGCCGCACGTATCAGCTGATGCAGGTGCGCGTTTCGCCCGACACACGCGTGATTCCGGAAGCGAGCGCGAACAAGTACATGCTGTGGGTGCGCTTCACGGTGCAGGATGGCGATCTGAAGCCGCGCGCCGTCGATGTCGATGTGCCCTTTCATCTGACGCTTTGCAGCCTTTGA
- the argJ gene encoding bifunctional glutamate N-acetyltransferase/amino-acid acetyltransferase ArgJ codes for MAVNFPSIDPAALHPVAGVTLGWAEANIRKPNRKDVLVIRVDEGASVAGVFTQNRFCAAPVTVCREHLAAVSKGGKGIRALVVNTGNANAGTGEPGMAHARATCAELARLEGLDAQQILPFSTGVILEPLPIDRLKAGLPAALANQQAAHWFDAAQAIMTTDTLPKAASRQVTIDGHVVTLSGISKGAGMIKPNMATMLGFLAFDATVAQPVLDQLVKHVADRSFNCITIDGDTSTNDSFILIASGKSSLPAITSTDSPAYAALRDAVTEVAQALAQLIVRDGEGATKFMTITVEGGKDAAECRQIAYAIGHSPLVKTAFYASDPNLGRILAAIGYAGVTDLDVGNIDLYLDDVLVAKAGGRNPEYKEEDGQRVMKKSEIAIRVLLGRGNAQATIWTCDLSHDYVSINADYRS; via the coding sequence ATGGCCGTCAACTTTCCCTCGATCGATCCCGCAGCGCTTCATCCCGTCGCCGGCGTCACGCTAGGCTGGGCCGAGGCGAATATCCGCAAGCCCAATCGCAAGGATGTGCTCGTCATTCGCGTCGATGAAGGCGCGAGCGTCGCGGGCGTGTTCACGCAGAATCGCTTTTGCGCCGCGCCCGTCACGGTGTGTCGCGAGCATCTCGCGGCTGTCAGCAAGGGCGGCAAGGGCATTCGCGCGCTCGTCGTGAACACCGGCAATGCGAACGCCGGCACCGGCGAGCCGGGCATGGCGCACGCGCGCGCGACGTGCGCGGAGCTCGCGCGCCTCGAAGGTCTCGATGCGCAGCAGATCCTGCCGTTTTCGACCGGTGTGATTCTGGAGCCGCTGCCGATCGATCGCCTGAAGGCCGGTCTGCCCGCCGCGCTCGCGAACCAGCAGGCCGCGCACTGGTTCGATGCCGCGCAAGCCATCATGACCACCGACACGCTGCCGAAGGCGGCGTCGCGTCAGGTGACCATCGACGGACACGTCGTCACGCTGTCGGGCATCAGCAAGGGCGCGGGCATGATCAAGCCGAACATGGCGACGATGCTCGGCTTCCTCGCCTTCGATGCAACCGTCGCGCAGCCGGTGCTGGATCAGCTCGTGAAGCATGTGGCGGATCGCTCGTTCAACTGCATCACCATCGACGGCGATACGTCGACCAACGATTCGTTCATCCTGATCGCCTCGGGCAAGTCGAGCCTGCCCGCGATCACGTCGACGGATTCGCCTGCGTACGCCGCGCTGCGCGATGCCGTGACGGAAGTCGCGCAGGCGCTCGCGCAACTCATCGTGCGCGATGGCGAAGGCGCGACCAAGTTTATGACGATCACGGTGGAAGGCGGCAAGGACGCAGCGGAATGCCGTCAGATCGCGTACGCGATCGGCCATTCGCCGCTCGTCAAGACGGCGTTCTACGCATCCGATCCGAATCTCGGTCGCATTCTCGCGGCGATCGGCTATGCAGGCGTGACGGATCTCGACGTCGGCAATATCGATCTTTATCTCGATGACGTGCTCGTCGCGAAAGCGGGCGGACGCAATCCCGAGTACAAGGAAGAAGACGGTCAGCGCGTGATGAAGAAGAGCGAGATCGCGATTCGCGTGCTGCTCGGACGCGGCAACGCGCAAGCGACGATCTGGACGTGCGACCTCTCGCATGATTACGTGAGCATCAACGCCGACTACCGTTCCTGA
- the lpxC gene encoding UDP-3-O-acyl-N-acetylglucosamine deacetylase, with translation MLKQRTIKTVVKTVGIGLHSGSKVNLTLRPAPIGTGIVFSRIDLPEPVDIPASAMAIGDTRLASVLQKDGARVSTIEHLMSACAGLGIDNLYVDVTAEEIPIMDGSAASFVFLIQSAGIEEQNAPKQFIKVTKPVEVRDGDKFARLEPYFGFKLSFTIDFRHPAVDKTGQALEVDFATTSYVREIARARTFGFAHEVEMMRELGLARGGSMDNAIVLDEYRILNNDGLRYDDEFVKHKMLDAIGDLYVVGHPLLASYKAYKGGHAMNNMLLRELLATEDAYEIVTFEDTQKAPRGFGFDTQTAFA, from the coding sequence ATGTTGAAGCAGCGAACAATCAAGACCGTCGTCAAAACCGTGGGGATCGGGCTCCATTCCGGCAGCAAGGTCAACCTGACCCTGCGCCCCGCACCGATTGGCACGGGCATCGTATTTTCGCGCATCGACTTGCCGGAGCCGGTCGATATCCCGGCGTCGGCAATGGCGATCGGCGACACCCGGCTCGCGTCCGTGTTGCAGAAGGACGGCGCGCGGGTCTCGACCATCGAGCACTTGATGTCGGCATGCGCCGGCCTCGGCATCGACAACCTGTATGTCGACGTGACCGCCGAGGAAATCCCGATCATGGACGGCAGCGCGGCATCGTTCGTGTTTCTGATTCAATCAGCGGGTATCGAGGAGCAGAACGCGCCGAAGCAGTTCATCAAGGTGACGAAGCCCGTCGAAGTGCGAGACGGTGACAAGTTCGCGCGTCTCGAACCGTATTTCGGCTTCAAGCTGAGCTTTACCATCGATTTCCGCCATCCGGCCGTTGACAAGACGGGACAGGCGCTGGAAGTGGATTTCGCGACCACGTCCTATGTGCGTGAAATCGCTCGCGCCCGCACGTTCGGTTTCGCGCATGAAGTCGAGATGATGCGCGAACTGGGCCTTGCGCGCGGCGGCAGCATGGACAACGCGATCGTGCTGGACGAATACCGCATCCTGAACAACGACGGCCTGCGCTACGACGACGAGTTCGTGAAGCACAAGATGCTCGACGCGATCGGCGATCTTTACGTGGTCGGCCATCCGTTGCTGGCGTCGTACAAGGCGTACAAGGGCGGCCACGCGATGAACAACATGTTGCTGCGCGAGTTGCTCGCGACCGAAGACGCCTACGAGATCGTCACGTTCGAGGACACGCAGAAGGCGCCGCGCGGTTTTGGTTTTGACACGCAGACGGCATTCGCCTGA
- a CDS encoding DUF721 domain-containing protein produces MSRFSTNSRSRFDPRRPQAVADVLDRTDAFRALRAGVEQVAALQRDLGALLPDYLASNVEPGFIKDGVLALFAAHSALAARLRHLEPRLLSDLQQRGWAVDALKIRVRPQPMKEAAPPKQARVSPAGASALRELAETLEPSPLQEALARMASRHQGRAQKK; encoded by the coding sequence ATGAGCCGCTTTTCTACAAATTCAAGGTCGCGTTTCGATCCGCGCCGGCCGCAAGCCGTCGCCGACGTGCTCGATCGCACCGATGCGTTCCGCGCGCTGCGGGCGGGCGTCGAGCAAGTGGCGGCGCTGCAGCGCGATCTCGGCGCGCTTTTGCCGGATTATCTGGCGTCGAACGTGGAGCCCGGGTTCATCAAGGATGGCGTGCTCGCGCTCTTTGCCGCGCACAGCGCGCTCGCCGCACGGCTGCGGCATCTGGAGCCGCGTCTGCTCTCGGACCTTCAGCAGCGCGGCTGGGCGGTCGATGCGCTGAAAATCCGCGTGCGTCCGCAGCCGATGAAGGAAGCCGCGCCGCCGAAGCAGGCGCGCGTGTCGCCGGCGGGTGCGTCGGCATTACGGGAACTCGCGGAAACGCTGGAGCCTTCTCCGCTCCAGGAAGCGCTCGCGCGCATGGCGTCGCGCCACCAGGGACGCGCGCAAAAAAAATGA
- the secA gene encoding preprotein translocase subunit SecA codes for MTTGFLQKIFGSRNQRLVKQYQKTVAAINALEPTVEKYSDDQLRAKTDEFRQRVAGGESLDVILPEAFAVCREASKRVLKMRHFDVQLIGGMVLHYGKIAEMRTGEGKTLVATLAAYLNALSGRGVHVVTVNDYLAQRDAEWMARLYNFLGLSCGVNLSQMEHSQKQEAYGADITYGTNNEFGFDYLRDNMVYETNARVQRPLNFAIVDEVDSILIDEARTPLIISGQAEDHTDLYVRMNALPPLLEQQIGEEKADGTGVEKPGDYTLDEKARQVFLTESGHEKAERLLAEWGLIGEGESLYAPQNITLMHHIYAALRAHTLFMRDQHYVVQNGEVVIVDEFTGRMMTGRRWSDGLHQAVEAKEHVQIQAENQTLASITLQNYFRMYAKLSGMTGTADTEAYEFQEIYGLETVVIPTNRPPKRVDKQDQIYKSSKERYDAVIRDIRDCVERGQPTLVGTTSIEASELLSGLLAQTGVKHEVLNAKQHAREAAIVAEAGRPGAVTIATNMAGRGTDIVLGGNVEKQASFIEADLSIPENEKAARVQKLHDEWQALHDHVKAAGGLHIIGTERHESRRIDNQLRGRAGRQGDPGSSRFYLSLDDPLLRIFAGDRVRAIMDRLKMPEGEPIEAGMVTRSIEGAQRKVEARNFDIRKQLLEYDDVSNDQRKVIYQQRNELLEANDVQETIAAMRQSVIGDVVRTFVPAGSIEEQWEAPELEEVLRNDWSLDLAVQEMINESNSIDAEEICEAVLSAADEAYEAKVTLVGRESFSAFERSIMLQTLDSRWREHLAALDHLRQGIHLRGYAQKNPKQEYKREAFELFAAMLDAVKQEVTRVVMNVQIQSPEQLEEAAEQYEEKGSHLENVSFTHADFNAPAAEPTPASTAASATAQMVSQAMAAGDDISVVTRPSDDVPKVGRNDPCPCGSGKKYKNCHGKLA; via the coding sequence ATGACGACCGGTTTCCTTCAGAAGATTTTTGGCAGCCGCAATCAGCGGCTGGTCAAGCAATATCAAAAGACCGTTGCGGCGATCAATGCCCTCGAGCCGACCGTCGAGAAGTACTCGGACGACCAGCTGCGCGCCAAGACCGATGAGTTCCGCCAGCGTGTCGCGGGCGGCGAATCGCTCGACGTGATCCTGCCCGAAGCGTTCGCAGTCTGTCGCGAGGCGAGCAAGCGCGTCCTGAAGATGCGCCACTTCGACGTCCAGCTGATTGGCGGCATGGTCCTGCACTACGGCAAGATCGCTGAAATGCGTACCGGCGAGGGCAAGACGCTCGTCGCGACGCTCGCGGCGTATCTGAACGCGTTGTCGGGCCGCGGCGTGCACGTCGTGACGGTGAACGATTACCTCGCCCAGCGCGACGCCGAATGGATGGCGCGCCTCTACAACTTCCTCGGGCTCTCATGCGGCGTGAATCTGTCGCAGATGGAGCACTCGCAGAAGCAGGAAGCATACGGCGCGGACATCACCTACGGCACGAACAACGAATTCGGCTTCGACTACCTGCGCGACAACATGGTCTACGAGACCAACGCGCGCGTGCAGCGGCCGCTCAATTTCGCGATCGTCGACGAAGTGGACTCGATCCTCATCGACGAAGCGCGCACGCCGCTCATCATCTCCGGTCAGGCGGAAGATCACACCGATCTCTACGTACGCATGAACGCGCTGCCGCCGCTGCTCGAACAGCAGATCGGCGAGGAAAAGGCGGATGGCACCGGCGTCGAGAAACCCGGCGACTACACGCTCGACGAAAAAGCGCGTCAGGTGTTCCTGACGGAATCGGGCCACGAGAAGGCCGAGCGCCTGCTCGCCGAGTGGGGCCTGATCGGCGAGGGCGAAAGCCTCTACGCGCCGCAGAACATCACGCTGATGCACCACATCTATGCCGCGTTGCGCGCGCATACGCTCTTCATGCGCGACCAGCATTACGTGGTGCAGAACGGCGAAGTCGTGATCGTCGATGAATTCACGGGCCGCATGATGACCGGCCGCCGCTGGTCGGACGGTCTGCATCAGGCCGTCGAAGCGAAGGAACACGTCCAGATTCAGGCCGAGAACCAGACGCTCGCGTCCATCACGCTGCAGAACTACTTCCGCATGTACGCGAAGCTGTCCGGCATGACCGGCACGGCGGACACGGAAGCGTACGAGTTCCAGGAAATCTACGGCCTCGAAACGGTCGTGATTCCGACCAACCGTCCGCCGAAGCGCGTCGACAAGCAGGACCAGATCTACAAGTCGTCGAAGGAGCGTTACGACGCGGTGATTCGCGACATCCGCGATTGCGTCGAACGTGGTCAGCCGACGCTCGTCGGCACGACATCGATCGAAGCGTCCGAACTGCTGTCCGGCCTGCTCGCGCAGACGGGCGTGAAGCACGAAGTGCTCAACGCGAAGCAGCACGCGCGCGAAGCGGCGATCGTCGCTGAAGCGGGCCGCCCGGGCGCTGTCACCATCGCGACGAACATGGCCGGTCGCGGCACGGACATCGTGCTCGGCGGCAACGTCGAGAAGCAGGCTTCGTTCATCGAAGCGGATCTGTCGATTCCCGAGAACGAAAAAGCCGCGCGCGTCCAGAAGCTGCACGACGAATGGCAGGCGCTGCACGATCACGTGAAGGCCGCCGGCGGTCTGCATATCATCGGCACCGAGCGTCACGAGTCGCGCCGTATCGACAACCAGTTGCGCGGCCGCGCGGGCCGTCAGGGCGATCCGGGCTCGTCGCGCTTCTATCTGTCGCTGGATGATCCGCTCCTGCGCATTTTCGCGGGCGACCGCGTGCGCGCGATCATGGATCGTCTGAAGATGCCGGAAGGCGAGCCGATCGAAGCGGGCATGGTCACGCGCTCGATCGAAGGCGCGCAGCGCAAGGTCGAAGCGCGCAATTTCGATATCCGCAAGCAGCTGCTCGAATACGACGACGTCTCCAACGATCAGCGCAAGGTGATCTACCAGCAGCGCAACGAACTGCTCGAAGCGAACGACGTGCAGGAAACCATCGCCGCGATGCGCCAGAGCGTGATCGGCGACGTGGTTCGTACGTTCGTGCCGGCGGGCAGTATCGAAGAGCAATGGGAAGCGCCCGAATTGGAAGAAGTGCTGCGCAACGACTGGTCGCTCGACCTCGCCGTGCAGGAGATGATCAACGAGTCGAACTCGATCGACGCCGAAGAAATCTGCGAAGCCGTGCTCTCCGCCGCCGACGAAGCGTACGAAGCGAAGGTCACGCTCGTGGGCCGCGAATCGTTCAGCGCGTTCGAACGCTCGATCATGCTGCAGACGCTCGACAGCCGCTGGCGCGAGCATCTCGCCGCGCTCGATCATCTGCGTCAGGGCATCCATCTGCGCGGTTATGCGCAGAAGAACCCGAAGCAGGAATACAAGCGCGAGGCGTTCGAACTCTTCGCGGCGATGCTCGACGCCGTGAAGCAGGAAGTCACGCGCGTCGTGATGAACGTGCAGATCCAGTCGCCGGAACAGCTCGAAGAAGCCGCCGAGCAGTACGAAGAGAAGGGCAGCCATCTCGAGAACGTGTCGTTCACGCACGCGGACTTCAACGCGCCGGCCGCCGAGCCGACGCCCGCCTCGACGGCGGCGAGCGCGACGGCGCAGATGGTCAGCCAGGCGATGGCCGCAGGCGACGACATCAGCGTCGTGACCCGCCCCTCGGACGACGTTCCGAAGGTCGGCCGCAACGATCCGTGCCCGTGCGGCAGCGGCAAGAAGTACAAGAACTGTCACGGCAAGCTGGCTTAA
- the ftsA gene encoding cell division protein FtsA: MSKDYKDLLVSLDIGTSKVVAIVAELKGEGHYEVIGLGQSDSKGLKKGVVVNIEATVQSIQRALEEAELMADCKITNVFTGIAGSHIRSFNSSGMVAIKDKEVTQADVARVIETAKAINIPTDQQVLHILTQEFIIDGQEDVREPIGMSGIRLEVKVHIVTGAVSAAQNIVKCVRRCGLEVNDLILQPLASSLAVLTEDEKELGVVLVDIGGGTTDIAIFSEGAIRHTAVIPIAGDQITSDVAMALRTPTPDAEDIKVSYGIAKQALADPDEMIEVPGLGERGPRTLSRQALAAVVEPRVEELFSLVQQVVRESGYEELLSSGVVLTGGAAMMPGMVELGEDIFLKPVRIGVPEYAGGLADVVRNPRYSTAMGLLAEGRSQRMRGRKVAVQNGSMGHVFSRMKDWFLGNF; this comes from the coding sequence ATGAGCAAAGACTACAAAGACCTGCTGGTTTCCCTCGACATCGGAACGTCGAAGGTGGTCGCGATCGTCGCCGAACTGAAGGGCGAAGGCCACTACGAGGTGATCGGACTCGGTCAGAGCGACTCGAAGGGGTTGAAGAAGGGCGTCGTGGTCAATATCGAGGCCACGGTGCAATCCATCCAGCGCGCGCTGGAAGAAGCCGAGTTGATGGCGGATTGCAAGATCACGAACGTCTTCACCGGCATCGCGGGCAGCCATATCCGCAGCTTCAATTCGAGCGGCATGGTCGCGATCAAGGACAAGGAAGTCACGCAGGCGGACGTCGCGCGCGTGATCGAGACGGCCAAGGCGATCAATATCCCGACCGATCAGCAAGTGCTGCACATTCTGACGCAGGAATTCATCATCGACGGTCAGGAAGACGTGCGCGAGCCGATCGGCATGAGCGGCATCCGTCTCGAAGTGAAGGTGCACATCGTGACGGGCGCGGTGAGCGCGGCGCAGAACATCGTGAAGTGCGTGCGCCGCTGCGGCCTCGAAGTGAACGACCTGATCCTGCAACCGCTGGCGTCGTCGCTCGCGGTGCTGACCGAGGACGAGAAGGAACTCGGCGTGGTGCTCGTCGATATCGGCGGCGGCACGACCGACATCGCCATCTTCAGCGAAGGCGCGATCCGCCATACGGCGGTGATTCCGATCGCGGGCGACCAGATCACGAGCGACGTCGCGATGGCGCTGCGCACGCCGACGCCCGACGCGGAAGACATCAAGGTGAGCTACGGCATCGCGAAGCAGGCGCTCGCCGATCCGGACGAAATGATCGAAGTGCCGGGGCTCGGCGAACGCGGTCCGCGCACGCTGTCGCGTCAGGCGCTGGCGGCGGTGGTGGAGCCGCGCGTCGAAGAGCTGTTCTCGCTGGTGCAGCAGGTCGTGCGCGAGTCGGGCTACGAAGAGCTGCTGTCGAGCGGCGTCGTGCTGACCGGCGGCGCGGCGATGATGCCCGGCATGGTCGAGCTCGGCGAAGACATCTTCTTGAAGCCGGTGCGTATCGGCGTGCCGGAGTACGCGGGCGGTCTCGCGGACGTGGTGCGCAATCCGCGCTACTCGACTGCCATGGGCCTGCTCGCCGAAGGACGCTCGCAACGCATGCGCGGCCGCAAGGTCGCGGTGCAGAACGGTTCGATGGGACACGTGTTTTCGAGGATGAAGGACTGGTTCCTCGGAAACTTCTAA
- a CDS encoding peroxiredoxin — protein MIKVGEALPDTRLFEFIDEATEGCAVGPNAFQVRERCAGKRVVIFGLPGAFTPTCSARHVPGYIDAAADLSAAGIDEVWCVSVNDAFVMSAWGRDLQASGKVKMIADGSARFTQTLGLDQDLSERGMGIRSQRYAMVVDDGVVKTLSVEAPGKFEVSDAQSILATLR, from the coding sequence ATGATCAAAGTAGGTGAAGCGTTGCCCGATACGCGCCTTTTCGAGTTCATCGACGAGGCGACCGAGGGCTGTGCCGTGGGACCGAATGCGTTCCAGGTGCGCGAGCGGTGCGCCGGCAAGCGCGTGGTGATCTTCGGATTGCCGGGTGCGTTTACGCCGACGTGCTCCGCCAGACACGTGCCCGGCTACATCGATGCGGCGGCGGACCTGTCCGCTGCGGGCATCGACGAAGTCTGGTGCGTTTCCGTCAACGACGCGTTCGTGATGAGCGCGTGGGGACGCGATCTTCAAGCCTCGGGCAAGGTGAAGATGATCGCGGACGGCAGTGCGCGTTTCACTCAGACACTCGGACTGGATCAGGATTTGTCCGAGCGTGGCATGGGAATCCGTTCCCAACGCTACGCGATGGTGGTCGACGACGGCGTGGTCAAGACGCTGTCCGTCGAAGCGCCCGGCAAGTTCGAAGTCAGCGACGCTCAAAGCATCCTGGCGACGTTGCGCTGA